Within Sinorhizobium sp. RAC02, the genomic segment GCGCGTCGATTGCAGCTCGCCTTCCAGCCATTCGATGGTTGGGAGATCCAGATGGTTGGTCGGCTCGTCGAGCAGAAGAATATCCGGCTCCGGCGCCATGACGCGGGCGAGCGCCGCCCGGCGCGCCTCGCCGCCCGACAGCGACTTCGGGTCCTCGGTGCCGTTGAGGCCGAGATGTTCGAGCAGGTAGGTGACGCGGTAGGGATCGTCGCTCGGGCCAAGGCCTGATTCCGCATAGGCGGCCACCGTGTCGTAGCCGTCGAAATCCGGCGCCTGATGCAGGTAGCGGATGGTGGCGGACGGGTGGCGGAACACCTCGCCGGATTGCGCCTCGGCAAGGCCGGCGGCGATCTTCATCAGCGTCGACTTGCCCGAGCCGTTGCGGCCGACAAGGCAGATGCGGTCACCGGGCTCCACCTGCAGGCTCGCGCCGGCCAGCAGCGGCGTGCCGCCGAAGCTCAGGAAGATGTCGTCGAGTTTGAGGATGGGCGGTGCCAAGGGTCAGGCTCCTGAAAGGTCATAGGGCCGGGCGATCAGGATCGCGCGGCCGGAGGCGAGCGAAAGACGGATTGCGCCTTCCGCGACATTGGAGATGGTGCGGGATGCCCCGAAGGGCAGCGAGAAATTCGTCAGCGGATAGCGCACGTTGCCGATATCGAGGCCTGCAAGCGGCGAGAGGCCGAGAACGGAAAACAGGCTGCCCTTCGGCAGGTCGATTTCGCGGCTGCCTGGCAGGAGCGGCCAGGCCTCTTCCTCGCCGGAGGTGAGTTTTATCGAAAAGCCCTGCTCTTCCAGCGATACGGCGTGGAGGAGGTGCATCAGGGCATGGTCGCTGCGTTCGCCGCCGAGTGCGCCGGCCAGCACGATGTTTTTTGCGCCGCGCTCGGTGGCGGCGGAGACGGCGATGGCGCCGTCGGTCTCGTTCTTGGCGACGGGATAGGGCTGGCGCTCGATGTCCGGCCAGGCGGCCAGCAAGTCCGGCGGCGTGGAATCGAAATCGCCGACCCAGATTTCCGGCGTGACGCCAAGGGTTTTCGCATGCCGCATGCCGCCATCGGCCGCCACGACACGCGCACCCGCAACGTCCGCCGCAAGCCGCGGCGTCGGCTGGAGCGCGCCTCCGAGGAGGACGACGAAGGTCTGGTCTGTCGGTGCCGGCAAGGTCATGGCTGATGCCCTTAGCGCATGTTTCCGGGAAAGGGAAAGATTTTGGCGTTTTGCCCGGCTCTTCCGAGCCAGCAGGCATATCCACGCGGCGTTTCCGCCCGTGGTTTTGTGAGGAAGCATCGGACGGGGCGCTGGAAGCTGCCTCGTATGAGTGAGTTTATGTGGCACCTTGCAGCGCCCCGTTCAGCGGTTTTTGCCTGCGACTCGGTCTCTCTGGGAGGATGGGTCTATGGGAACGGTGGCGTGCCTTTCCGCAGGGAAAGCGCCATGCACGCCCTCAGACTTACGGCGCCGCAGCCATGGCTGCCGGTCGGCACCGTCTTCCATCGCGCCGGACGAACCGGGGTAAACCCCGCGGACGTCACCCGGCGCCAAACCCGATCCCTTTGTGTGCCCCACAGGCACGCCCGTCGAATTTATCAGGAGAAACGGCAGGCCCGGCCCGGCGCCCCCGTCGTTTCCCCCGGATCGCCGGAGGGAGACCATTTTCCGCAGGCCCTTCCGGTGAAGGTTCACGTCCTTCCCGCACCGAAAGCGCCGATCCCGCCTGACTGCCACGCCTGGCAGCGTATCCTTCGGCGGGATGAGAGGATTGTAGGCATGGATTTGCGGGGTGGGGAAAATGTGGGGACTTTTTTTTGAAGATGACGGCTTCCTTTCGTACTGCTGGCTCTGGCCGATAACACCCAGAAAGCAAAAACCCGGATGCAGGGACATCCGGGCTTTTGGGGAGGTCAGGGGGCGGGTGGTTTATTTGCAGACCTTGATCTTCTTGATGATGACGTTGCCGTAGTAATCGTAGGACTTCACTTTCTTGATGAAGCAGTGCGGCTTGTGGCCGTAGCTGTAGTAGCCGGCCTGCGAGGGGGCGGCGAAGGAAACGGCTGCAACGAGGGCAACGGTGGCGGAAACGATGAACTTGCGCATGGGTCTCTCCTGAGTTCCGGGGGATGAGCCTCTCTCATCCGGTAATTGGACTTTCCCACATCGCCCCGCCCCGCGCTGTTCCGCATGGAACAGGCCGGGGCCGTGCCGTTTTGCATCGACCGGAGGGTGCTTGCCCGCACAACCCCTTGCGCACTGTCACAAGCGGGATTATGCCTTTTCCTGCTCTAACGGGGTGCTTGTGGGTTTCGATCCATGGGCTGAGAGGCGGTTTCGCCAACCCGAAGAACCTGATCCGGCTCGTACCGGCGGAGGGATTAGACGGCACATTCCAGCGCCCTATTCCCGTTTGTGAACAGACTAGGAGGCGCGGATGCGCAAGATTGTATTGTCCTCGATTGCGGCACTTGCCGTTTCCATCGCTTTTCCCGCCTTCGCGCAGGACAAGACGCTAACGATCTACACCTATGAAAGCTTCGTTTCCGAATGGGGCCCCGGCCCGAAGGTCAAGGAAGCCTTCGAAAAGACCTGCGGCTGCACGGTCGAATGGGTCGGCGTGGCCGACGGCGTCGAGCTGTTGACGCGCCTGAAGCTGGAAGGCGAGGGCACGAAGGCCGACGTGGTGCTCGGCCTCGACACCAACCTTATTACCGAGGCGAAGGCGACCGGGCTTTTCGAGGCGCACGGCCTGACGCCCGAGGGGCTGACGGTGCCGGGCGGTTTTTCCGACGATACGTTCCTGCCCTATGACTACGGCCATTTCGCCGTGATCTACGACACCGAAACGGTGAAAAATCCGCCGACGAGCCTGAAGGAACTGGTCGAGGGCGATCCGTCGCAGAAGATCGTCATCGAGGACCCGCGCACCTCGACGCCGGGGCTCGGCCTGCTGCTCTGGGTGAAGTCGGTCTATGGCGACAAGGCGGGCGAGGCCTGGGGCACGCTCAAGAACCGCGTCTTGACGGTGACGCCCGGCTGGTCGGAAGCGTACGGCCTGTTCACCAAGGGCGAGGCGCCGATGGTGCTGTCCTACACGACCTCGCCGGCCTACCATGTGATCGCGGAAAAGTCGGAGCGCTACAAGGCGGCCGCCTTCTCCGAAGGGCATTATGTGCAGATCGAGGTGGCCGGCCTGACGCGCACCTCCGACGACAAGGACCTGGCAAAGCAGTTCCTGACCTTCATGACCGGACCTGACTTCCAGTCGATCATCCCGGAAACCAACTGGATGATGCCGGCCGCCAAGACGAAGGATCCGCTGCCGGCCGCCTTCGACGCACTGGTCAAACCGGAAAAGACCTTCCTGATGGCATCGGACGAGGTGGCGGCGAACCGCAAGGCCTGGATCGACGAATGGCTGGCCGCGATGAGCGCCAAGTAACGTGATCTTCGCACGCGCTGAACGAAAGACATTGCGCGTCGCCGGGGGCCTTGCCCTCGGCGGCGTGCTTGCTTTCGTCGGCGTGGCGACGGTGATGCTGCTGGCGCATGCCGGCGGCGGCGATACGCCGCTGTTCGACGCCTATATCTGGCGCGTGGCGCAGTTTA encodes:
- a CDS encoding thiamine diphosphokinase codes for the protein MTLPAPTDQTFVVLLGGALQPTPRLAADVAGARVVAADGGMRHAKTLGVTPEIWVGDFDSTPPDLLAAWPDIERQPYPVAKNETDGAIAVSAATERGAKNIVLAGALGGERSDHALMHLLHAVSLEEQGFSIKLTSGEEEAWPLLPGSREIDLPKGSLFSVLGLSPLAGLDIGNVRYPLTNFSLPFGASRTISNVAEGAIRLSLASGRAILIARPYDLSGA
- the thiB gene encoding thiamine ABC transporter substrate binding subunit, coding for MRKIVLSSIAALAVSIAFPAFAQDKTLTIYTYESFVSEWGPGPKVKEAFEKTCGCTVEWVGVADGVELLTRLKLEGEGTKADVVLGLDTNLITEAKATGLFEAHGLTPEGLTVPGGFSDDTFLPYDYGHFAVIYDTETVKNPPTSLKELVEGDPSQKIVIEDPRTSTPGLGLLLWVKSVYGDKAGEAWGTLKNRVLTVTPGWSEAYGLFTKGEAPMVLSYTTSPAYHVIAEKSERYKAAAFSEGHYVQIEVAGLTRTSDDKDLAKQFLTFMTGPDFQSIIPETNWMMPAAKTKDPLPAAFDALVKPEKTFLMASDEVAANRKAWIDEWLAAMSAK